One region of Salvia miltiorrhiza cultivar Shanhuang (shh) chromosome 3, IMPLAD_Smil_shh, whole genome shotgun sequence genomic DNA includes:
- the LOC131014693 gene encoding 2-methylpropanoate--CoA ligase CCL4-like, which yields MNTLSHTQPNLRHSSSSSSSPSFRQFTAFLPWRRQPQSIHAPKQRATHASISVPHFSNNSAPELGKEQPKSPANPAALTPLNFLERAALVYGDFPSIIYNDITRTWYETRIRCLKLASSIAALGINPGDVVSVVAPNIPAMCELHFAVPMAAAVLNNINLRLDANAICNLLRHADSKLVFVDSQYAALICEAVSLLPPHHRRPVLALIREDGCDIEHSSFDLDYESMVENGDAAFEWVRPRSEWDPMVLNYTSGTTAAPKGVVHSHRSAFLQSLNTLFESCVPQRPVYLCTVPMFHSNGWSFPWGMAAVGGASVCLRHVDAPSVYRALDEYGVTHMGGAPVVLNMLSNYTRSKPLSTPVHVSVGGAPPPAAVLGRAESLGFIVTHGYGLTETLGVAVICAWKPEWDHLPGCEKARLKARQGVGSICSPEVDVVDPNSGESVARDGSTIGEVVLRGSTLMSRYLNDPEETSRCMRENGWFWTGDIGVMHEDGYLEVKDRSKDIIICGGENVSSVEVEAVLYSHTAVHEAAVVARSDSYWGETLCAFVRLKEEAEKPSEKDIREFCKERLPLFMVPRMVVFKAELPKTSTGKIQKFLLRDMAKDF from the exons ATGAAtactctctcacacacacagcCTAATTTGAggcattcttcttcttcttcttcttccccatcCTTCCGCCAATTCACAGCGTTTCTTCCATGGCGGCGACAACCTCAATCAATACACGCACCCAAACAACGCGCAACCCATGCTTCAATATCAGTGCCTCACTTCTCCAACAACTCTGCGCCTGAACTCGGCAAGGAACAACCAAAATCACCAGCAAATCCAGCTGCTCTAACTCCTCTAAACTTTCTTGAAAGAGCTGCCCTCGTCTACGGCGACTTCCCTTCCATTATCTACAACGACATCACTCGCACGTGGTACGAAACACGCATCAGATGCCTCAAACTCGCCTCTTCCATTGCCGCCCTCGGCATCAACCCCGGCGACGTCGTCTCCGTGGTGGCGCCCAACATCCCCGCCATGTGCGAGCTCCACTTCGCCGTTCccatggccgccgccgtccTCAACAACATCAACCTTCGCCTCGACGCCAACGCCATCTGCAACTTGCTCCGCCACGCCGACTCCAAGCTCGTTTTTGTGGACTCGCAATATGCAGCTCTCATCTGCGAAGCCGTTTCGCTTCTTCCGCCGCATCACCGCCGCCCCGTTTTAGCCCTCATCAGAGAAGATGGCTGTGATATTGAACACAGTTCGTTTGATCTTGATTACGAAAGCATGGTGGAAAACGGCGACGCGGCGTTCGAGTGGGTCCGGCCCCGCAGCGAGTGGGACCCAATGGTGCTGAACTACACCTCCGGCACGACCGCGGCGCCCAAGGGGGTGGTGCACAGCCATCGCAGCGCGTTCCTACAGTCGTTGAACACGTTATTCGAAAGTTGTGTGCCGCAGCGGCCGGTGTACCTGTGCACTGTGCCGATGTTCCACTCCAATGGATGGAGCTTCCCCTGGGGTAtggcggcggtcggcggcgcCAGCGTGTGCCTCCGCCACGTCGATGCGCCGTCTGTATACCGAGCTTTGGATGAGTACGGAGTGACGCACATGGGCGGCGCGCCGGTGGTGCTCAATATGTTGAGCAACTACACGAGGAGCAAGCCGTTGAGCACTCCTGTCCATGTCTCGGTGGGCGGAGCGCCGCCGCCAGCGGCCGTGCTTGGGCGGGCTGAGTCATTGGGGTTCATTGTGACTCACGGGTATGGGCTAACGGAGACGCTAGGCGTTGCTGTGATATGCGCGTGGAAGCCAGAATGGGACCATTTACCAG GGTGCGAGAAAGCCAGGCTCAAGGCAAGACAAGGAGTTGGATCTATTTGCTCCCCTGAAGTTGACGTGGTGGACCCAAACTCCGGCGAGAGCGTGGCCCGCGACGGATCGACGATAGGGGAGGTGGTGCTGAGAGGCAGCACTTTGATGTCAAGGTATCTTAATGATCCAGAGGAAACGTCGCGGTGTATGAGAGAGAATGGGTGGTTTTGGACGGGAGACATTGGTGTGATGCACGAAGATGGATACTTGGAGGTGAAGGATAGGTCCAAGGATATCATAATTTGCGGCGGAGAAAATGTCAGCAGCGTCGAGGTCGAGGCTGTTCTCTACAGCCACACGGCCGTGCATGAGGCGGCGGTAGTGGCGCGGTCGGACAGTTACTGGGGAGAGACGTTGTGCGCGTTCGTGAGATTGAAGGAGGAGGCGGAGAAGCCATCGGAGAAGGATATTAGGGAGTTCTGTAAGGAGAGATTGCCGCTTTTCATGGTGCCGAGGATGGTGGTGTTCAAGGCGGAGCTGCCCAAGACGTCTACTGGAAAAATTCAGAAATTTTTGCTTCGAGATATGGCTAAGGATTTCTGA
- the LOC131019051 gene encoding uncharacterized protein LOC131019051: MPIPSQAAWVVQKILGARAYMASLLNGMDLLQQETFSIRKTYVAMRRTPEKVKWYPMICKSLAAPKCIFILWLTILKRMATRDRLIRFGIQCEQVCCLCKHENEFLNHLFFTCEFLAEVWRKLTTWCGVRQQALAWDAEVEYLESQGTSNTGKQLMYRLVIATAVYHLLRERNDRRFNSKESDVDRIVRQCQLMMVVRGSKNAKV, encoded by the coding sequence ATGCCAATACCAAGTCAAGCTGCTTGGGTGGTGCAGAAAATTTTGGGAGCTCGAGCTTACATGGCTTCATTACTCAATGGTATGGATCTTCTGCAGCAAGAGACGTTCTCCATCAGGAAAACCTATGTGGCTATGAGAAGAACACCAGAAAAGGTGAAGTGGTATCCTATGATCTGTAAAAGCTTAGCTGCACCTAAATGCATCTTTATATTATGGCTTACTATACTGAAAAGAATGGCAACACGTGATAGATTGATAAGGTTTGGAATACAGTGTGAGCAAGTATGTTGTTTATGCAAGCATGAGAATGAGTTCCTTAATCACTTGTTCTTTACTTGTGAATTCTTGGCTGAAGTGTGGAGGAAGTTAACTACTTGGTGTGGAGTTAGGCAGCAGGCTCTAGCTTGGGATGCTGAGGTGGAGTATTTGGAAAGTCAAGGAACATCCAACACAGGGAAGCAACTCATGTACAGATTAGTGATTGCAACTGCTGTTTATCATCTATTGCgagagagaaatgatagaaGATTTAATAGTAAGGAAAGTGATGTAGATAGGATAGTGAGACAATGTCAATTGATGATGGTGGTGAGAGGAAGTAAGAATGCTAAAGTTTAA
- the LOC131014700 gene encoding wax ester synthase/diacylglycerol acyltransferase 11-like encodes MKISDSKSMAKEEEEEEEEPVSPTGRMMQAPKFNLFIIILMGYNTKIEPSLYKKCMQQTLLKHPRFSSTLVASGGRFRWRRTAVDIDSHVFVPEVGPAAVESPDEFVADYASSLSEIPMDTAKPLWEFHILNVKTSDAEAVVVMKIHHSLGDGVSLIALTHACSRKIHDPDSLPVLPASNNPRKGGSGGAAMRLLKAVWTVVLILFYTLVDMTAFVATLLFLRDVQTPVRAGRGVKLCRKRFVHRIVSLDDVKLIKNAMNVSVNDVMIGVTEAGLSRYLNTAYEENRENGAEINEKSSNFLPRNLGIRSTVVFNLRSSPTIEDLAEMMEKEELNGMWGNIIAIVLIPFGIDLQVDPLTYIRRAKSTMDRKKLSLAHKWACVVMKLTTSMFGIKAPARMTRTVFRNTTFSFSNVMGPTEEVYLFGHHLSYIAPSVCGFPQSLIFHYQSYADKLIISIGADEKLIPNPYQLCDDLIGSLQNIKEAVIERGREKEKKNESNLAKIPK; translated from the exons ATGAAAATCTCCGACAGTAAATCAATGGCgaaagaggaggaggaggaagaagaggagCCCGTGAGTCCGACTGGGCGAATGATGCAGGCACCAAAATTCAATCtcttcataataatattaatgggTTATAATACAAAAATCGAGCCCTCATTATACAAGAAGTGCATGCAGCAAACCTTGCTCAAGCACCCTCGTTTCTCCAGCACTCTC GTGGCGAGCGGCGGCAGGTTCCGGTGGAGACGGACGGCGGTGGACATCGACAGCCACGTCTTCGTACCGGAGGTGGGCCCCGCGGCCGTGGAATCCCCGGACGAGTTCGTGGCGGACTACGCGTCGAGCTTGTCGGAGATTCCGATGGACACGGCGAAGCCGCTGTGGGAGTTCCACATTCTGAACGTGAAGACCTCGGACGcggaggcggtggtggtgatGAAGATCCACCACTCGCTGGGGGACGGCGTGTCGCTCATAGCGCTCACGCACGCCTGCTCGAGGAAGATCCACGATCCGGATTCTTTGCCGGTGCTGCCGGCGTCGAACAACCCGAGAAAAGGCGGAAGCGGAGGGGCGGCGATGCGGCTGCTCAAGGCCGTTTGGACGGtggttttgattttgttttacaCCTTGGTGGATATGACGGCGTTTGTTGCGACGTTGTTGTTTCTGAGAGACGTGCAGACTCCGGTGAGAGCCGGACGCGGCGTTAAACTTTGTCGGAAGAGATTTGTGCATAGGATCGTTAGTCTTGACGACGTTAAGCTTATCAAGAACGCCATGAACGTG AgcgttaatgatgttatgatcgGAGTCACAGAGGCCGGTCTCAGTCGTTATCTCAACACAGCATATG AGGAAAATAGAGAAAATGGGGCAGAAATCAACGAGAAGAGCAGTAATTTTCTACCAAGAAATCTAGGCATTAGATCAACTGTTGTCTTTAACCTCAGATCATCTCCAACCATTGAG GATTTGGCTGAGATGATGGAAAAAGAGGAGTTGAATGGAATGTGGGGGAACATAATAGCAATAGTTCTTATTCCCTTCGGTATTGATTTGCAAGTCGACCCCTTGACATACATCCGTAGAGCAAAATCCACCATGGATCGAAAGAAGCTCTCACTCGCTCACAAATGGGCGTGCGTCGTCATGAAACTAACGACGTCAATGTTTGGAATCAAGGCAC CAGCGCGTATGACAAGGACTGTTTTCAGAAACACAACCTTTTCTTTCTCTAATGTGATGGGTCCGACAGAGGAGGTCTATTTATTTGGACACCACTTAAGCTACATTGCCCCTTCTGTTTGTGGATTTCCTCAA TCATTGATCTTCCATTACCAAAGCTATGCTGATAAGCTTATTATATCCATCGGCGCTGATGAAAAGCTGATCCCAAATCCTTATCAACTCTGTGATGATTTGATTGGGTCTCTGCAAAATATCAAAGAAGCTGTAATAGAAAGAG ggcgagaaaaagaaaagaaaaacgaaagCAATTTGGCAAAAATCCCAAAATAG
- the LOC131014694 gene encoding 2-methylpropanoate--CoA ligase CCL4-like, producing MNTTLTHTHLQLRPFSSCHSFPQFIPPLSRRQPPRAPKQRTTHASISLPLISNNSTPLPPEHANVQPTTALTPLNFLERAALIYGDFPSIIYNGITRTWAETRIRCLKLASSIAALGISRGDVVSVVAPNIPAMCELHFAVPMAAAVLNAISLRLNANAVSNLLRHGDSKLVFVDSESASLVREAVSLLPPHHRRPILVLIGDDGCEERSSFDLDYESMVENGDAAFEWVRPRSEWDPIVLNYTSGTTAAPKGVVHSHRSAFLQCLNMLFEWCVPQRPVYLCTVPMFHCNGWSFGWGIAAVGGASVCLRHVDAPSVYGALEEYGVTHMGGAPTVLNMLINYTRSKPLSTPVHVMVGGAPPPAAVLGRAESLGFIATHGYGLTETFGVAVMCLWKPEWDHLPAWEKARLKARQGVGSICSAEVDVVDPKSGKSVVRDGSTMGEVVLRGATLMSGYLNDPEGTSRCMRENGWFWTGDIGVMHEDGYLEVKDRSKDIIICGGENVSSVEVESVLYSHPAVHEAAVVARPDSYWGETSCAFVRLKEDEAEKLSEKEIREFCKERLPLFMVPRMVVFKAELPKTSTGKIQKFLLRDMAKDF from the exons ATGAACACaactctcacacacacacacttacaGTTGAGACCCTTCTCTTCTTGCCATTCATTCCCACAATTCATACCGCCTCTTTCACGGCGGCAACCGCCACGCGCACCCAAACAACGTACAACCCATGCTTCAATATCACTGCCTCTCATCTCCAACAACTCAACGCCTCTCCCTCCCGAACATGCCAACGTACAACCAACAACTGCTCTAACTCCTCTCAACTTTCTTGAAAGAGCCGCCCTCATCTACGGCGACTTCCCTTCCATTATCTACAACGGCATCACTCGCACGTGGGCCGAAACACGCATACGATGCCTCAAACTTGCCTCATCCATTGCCGCCCTCGGCATCAGCCGCGGCGACGTCGTCTCCGTGGTGGCGCCCAACATCCCCGCCATGTGCGAGCTCCACTTCGCCGtccccatggccgccgccgtccTCAACGCCATCAGCCTCCGTCTCAACGCCAACGCCGTCTCCAACTTGCTTCGCCACGGCGACTCCAAGCTCGTTTTCGTGGACTCGGAATCCGCATCTCTCGTCCGCGAAGCCGTTTCGCTGCTCCCGCCGCATCACCGCCGCCCCATTTTAGTCCTCATCGGAGACGACGGCTGCGAAGAACGCAGTTCGTTCGATCTTGATTACGAAAGCATGGTGGAAAACGGCGACGCGGCGTTCGAGTGGGTCCGGCCCCGCAGCGAGTGGGACCCGATCGTGCTAAACTACACCTCCGGCACCACCGCGGCTCCCAAGGGGGTGGTGCACAGCCACCGTAGCGCGTTCCTGCAGTGTTTGAACATGTTATTCGAATGGTGCGTGCCGCAGCGGCCAGTGTACCTGTGCACGGTGCCGATGTTCCACTGCAACGGATGGAGCTTTGGCTGGGGTATCGCGGCTGTTGGCGGCGCCAGCGTGTGCCTCCGCCACGTCGATGCGCCATCCGTATACGGAGCATTGGAGGAGTACGGAGTGACGCACATGGGCGGCGCGCCCACTGTGCTCAATATGTTGATCAACTACACCAGGAGCAAGCCGCTGAGCACTCCTGTCCATGTCATGGTCGGCGGAGCGCCGCCGCCAGCGGCCGTGCTTGGGCGGGCTGAGTCGTTGGGGTTCATTGCAACTCACGGGTATGGGCTAACGGAGACGTTTGGCGTTGCTGTGATGTGCTTGTGGAAGCCAGAATGGGACCATTTACCAG CATGGGAGAAAGCCAGGCTCAAGGCAAGACAAGGAGTTGGATCAATTTGCTCCGCCGAAGTGGACGTTGTAGACCCAAAGTCGGGCAAGAGCGTGGTCCGTGATGGGTCGACGATGGGGGAGGTGGTGCTGAGAGGCGCCACTTTGATGTCAGGGTATCTCAATGATCCAGAAGGAACGTCGCGGTGTATGAGAGAGAATGGGTGGTTTTGGACGGGAGACATCGGCGTGATGCACGAAGATGGATACTTGGAGGTGAAGGATAGGTCCAAGGATATCATAATTTGCGGCGGAGAGAATGTCAGCAGCGTCGAGGTCGAGTCTGTTCTCTACAGCCACCCGGCCGTGcatgaggcggcggtggtggcgcgACCGGACAGTTACTGGGGAGAGACGTCGTGCGCGTTCGTCAGACTCAAGGAGGACGAGGCGGAGAAGCTGTCAGAGAAGGAGATTAGGGAGTTTTGTAAGGAGAGATTGCCGCTCTTCATGGTGCCGAGGATGGTGGTGTTCAAGGCGGAGCTACCCAAGACGTCTACCGGAAAAATCCAGAAATTTTTGCTCCGAGATATGGCCAAGgatttttga